From Mus pahari chromosome 20, PAHARI_EIJ_v1.1, whole genome shotgun sequence, the proteins below share one genomic window:
- the C20H16orf86 gene encoding uncharacterized protein C16orf86 homolog isoform X1, whose amino-acid sequence MASAEPKRQPETQNGEAVELAQVAESLECPGREECLVPAHETCRSPGEDKCPVGHSLEPELQEVGEEGLNPGVEAGEERGPKPTSSIVRPAHGPKRKAEAELPPGVQQQKEEPEGSHSESSLSSKQHKKAKKRKSVGAPVPPAVANASAPAAAEILGLEPFALPWVLAGKAQRLRPLYQYINYCNPELNQAGDGDREPEVEVEPEAELALVPEEPGVEKLQLQTLLPVEGELGLGLALPCPNPLVPLTHNLPPLVEEVGEEPGVMSSLRVSGSLKAEVDKTTQVDIDKMLSVCAAPLVPPLSPQYK is encoded by the exons ATGGCCTCAGCAGAGCCCAAGAGGCAGCCAGAAACCCAGAATGGAGAGGCAGTCGAGTTAGCCCAGGTTGCAGAGAGCCTTGAG TGCCCAGGAAGAGAAGAGTGTCTGGTGCCGGCACATGAGACCTGCAGGAGCCCAGGTGAAGACAAGTGTCCCGTGGGGCACAGCTTAGAGCCAGAGCTCCAGGAGGTGGGAGAAGAAGGCCTCAATCCAGgggtggaagcaggagaggagagaggacccAAGCCTACATCATCCATCGTGAGACCAGCTCATGGGCCCAAGAGAAA AGCAGAAGCTGAACTGCCACCGGGGGTgcagcagcagaaggaagagcCAGAAGGCAGCCACAGCGAATCCTCACTGTCCTCGAAACAGCACAAAAAAGCCAAGAAACGCAAGAGTGTCGGGGCTCCTGTGCCGCCAGCTGTGGCCAACGCATCCGCACCCGCCGCTGCCGAGATCTTGGGGTTGGAGC CCTTTGCTCTGCCTTGGGTTCTTGCAGGAAAAGCCCAGCGCCTGCGGCCGCTGTACCAATACATCAACTACTGCAACCCAGAGCTGAATCAGGCGGGGGATGGGGACAGGGAGCCAGAGGTGGAGGTAGAGCCCGAGGCGGAGTTAGCCCTGGTTCCCGAAGAGCCGGGTGTGGAAAAACTGCAGCTGCAGACCTTGCTGCCCGTGGAGGGTGAGCTGGGTTTAGGCCTTGCTTTACCGTGCCCTAACCCTTTAGTGCCACTAACCCATAATCTTCCTCCGCTGGTAGAGGAGGTTGGGGAGGAGCCTGGGGTGATGTCTAGTCTGAGGGTGAGCGGCAGTCTCAAGGCTGAGGTGGATAAGACAACGCAAGTGGATATCGACAAGATGTTGAGTGTCTGTGCTGCGCCTCttgtgccccctctctcccctcagtACAAGTGA
- the C20H16orf86 gene encoding uncharacterized protein C16orf86 homolog isoform X2: MASAEPKRQPETQNGEAVELAQVAESLECPGREECLVPAHETCRSPGEDKCPVGHSLEPELQEVGEEGLNPGVEAGEERGPKPTSSIVRPAHGPKRKAEAELPPGVQQQKEEPEGSHSESSLSSKQHKKAKKRKSVGAPVPPAVANASAPAAAEILGLERKAQRLRPLYQYINYCNPELNQAGDGDREPEVEVEPEAELALVPEEPGVEKLQLQTLLPVEGELGLGLALPCPNPLVPLTHNLPPLVEEVGEEPGVMSSLRVSGSLKAEVDKTTQVDIDKMLSVCAAPLVPPLSPQYK; the protein is encoded by the exons ATGGCCTCAGCAGAGCCCAAGAGGCAGCCAGAAACCCAGAATGGAGAGGCAGTCGAGTTAGCCCAGGTTGCAGAGAGCCTTGAG TGCCCAGGAAGAGAAGAGTGTCTGGTGCCGGCACATGAGACCTGCAGGAGCCCAGGTGAAGACAAGTGTCCCGTGGGGCACAGCTTAGAGCCAGAGCTCCAGGAGGTGGGAGAAGAAGGCCTCAATCCAGgggtggaagcaggagaggagagaggacccAAGCCTACATCATCCATCGTGAGACCAGCTCATGGGCCCAAGAGAAA AGCAGAAGCTGAACTGCCACCGGGGGTgcagcagcagaaggaagagcCAGAAGGCAGCCACAGCGAATCCTCACTGTCCTCGAAACAGCACAAAAAAGCCAAGAAACGCAAGAGTGTCGGGGCTCCTGTGCCGCCAGCTGTGGCCAACGCATCCGCACCCGCCGCTGCCGAGATCTTGGGGTTGGAGC GAAAAGCCCAGCGCCTGCGGCCGCTGTACCAATACATCAACTACTGCAACCCAGAGCTGAATCAGGCGGGGGATGGGGACAGGGAGCCAGAGGTGGAGGTAGAGCCCGAGGCGGAGTTAGCCCTGGTTCCCGAAGAGCCGGGTGTGGAAAAACTGCAGCTGCAGACCTTGCTGCCCGTGGAGGGTGAGCTGGGTTTAGGCCTTGCTTTACCGTGCCCTAACCCTTTAGTGCCACTAACCCATAATCTTCCTCCGCTGGTAGAGGAGGTTGGGGAGGAGCCTGGGGTGATGTCTAGTCTGAGGGTGAGCGGCAGTCTCAAGGCTGAGGTGGATAAGACAACGCAAGTGGATATCGACAAGATGTTGAGTGTCTGTGCTGCGCCTCttgtgccccctctctcccctcagtACAAGTGA